From the genome of Candidatus Defluviilinea proxima:
CAGTGAGTTTGGTATTAGTGTTGGTAGTTATCTTAGGCTTTTCAATATTCAGGGGTACAACAGCACTACCACCGATCAGCGGCTACGGGACGAACCCCAAGCTTCCAACTCCGGATCAACGATTGATTCCCGTAATAAATGTCGCCAAGGCCACGGGTTGGATAAATGGTGAGAAACCTATAGCAGCCGACGGCACGGAAGTGAACGCATTTGCCAGCGGATTGGATCACCCGCGTTGGATATATGTGCTTCCCAACGGAGATGTGCTCGTGGCAGAAACTAATGCACCTGCAAATCGCCCAGATGACTCAAAAGGAATCAAAGGCTGGTTTTTCAATCTCTTTCAGAAGAAGGCTGGAGCCGCTGTGCCAAGCGCAGATCGCATAACTCTCCTGCGAGACGCAGATGGAGATGGAGTTGCAGAGACGAAATCGATATTCATCAACGGATTGCATTCGCCGTTCGGGATGGTATTGGTGGGAGATGTATTCTATGTCGCGAATACCGACGCAGTTGTGTCATTCCCTTATACAGAAGGGGAGACTGAGATCACCGCCAAACCCACAAAAATAACAGACCTACCGGCAGGCACGATCAACCATCATTGGACCAAGGGACTGGTTGCCAGTGCAGATGGAACGAAGTTATATGTTTCCGTTGGTTCCAATAGCAATATCGCAGAGAACGGGCTTGCGGCAGAACAGGAACGTGCGTCGATCTGGGAGGTAGACCTTCAAACAGGCAGCCATCGCATTTTTGCTTCGGGTTTGCGAAACCCTGTAGGGATGGCGTGGGACATAGATTCTGGAACTTTATGGGTGGTAGTTAATGAACGTGATGAGTTAGGAAACGATCTGGTGCCCGATTATCTAACTTCCGTCCAGGACGGTGCGTTTTATGGTTGGCCTTTTAGCTATTACGGAGATCACGTTGACACGCGAGTAGCACCGCAAAATCCAGACCTGGTGGCATCGGCTATCGTACCTGATTATGCATTGGGATCACATACAGCTCCCTTGGGACTTACCTATTCCATCGGAAACAACTTGCCCGCCCGCTTTGCGAACGGAATGTTTGTGGGGCAGCATGGTTCGTGGAATCGCGAGCCGCGCAACGGCTACCAAGTTATCTTCGTGCCGTTTACAGATGGCATGCCATCAGGTGATCCATTAGAGGTTCTGACAGGGTTTATCGCTAAGAATGGCGACAATATGGGGCGACCAGTAGGCGTTGCCATTGATAAATTCGGTGCCCTTCTAGTGGCAGACGATGTTGGGAATGTGATCTGGAGAGTGACGACAGCTCCGTAAAAGCGCACGAAATAGCTCTGATCTCAAGTAGGACGCCCAGAAACTGGGCGTCTCTTTGTCTAATTAATCAAACAGTTTTGTTGACCCTGCATCAGGCCAACCACAGGTATGGGGCAAGCCGCCAAGACTTTTACAAGTAACAATTTCTGCCCCGATACAATGTATCGGGGCGATTTTGTTTTGTTATACTATCGCCCATGCCCTCCCCTGCTTCCATCCTCAAAGAGACCTTTGGCTACGATACGTTTCGTCCACTTCAAAGTGAAGTGATCGAAAACGTATTAGCTCGCAAAGATACTCTCGCTGTCATGCCCACAGGCGGAGGCAAATCACTGTGCTATCAAATCCCGTCCCTTCTGTTCGATGGGCTGACTGTCGTCGTCTCTCCACTAATTGCTTTGATGAAAGACCAGGTGGAACAGTTGCGTGCATATGGTGTGCCGTCTCTTTTTCTCAACAGTACGTTATCGCCGCAGGAATATCAGGAGAACATGGAATATGTTCGCAACGGTGAGGTGAAGCTACTCTATGTTGCGCCTGAAACGCTTCTTACCCAGCGGATCCTTTCGCTTCTTGATTCCGTCCAAGTGGATTGCATCACTATAGATGAAGCACATTGTATCTCTGAGTGGGGACATGACTTTCGCCCTGAGTATCGCCAGATCGTGGAAGTACGCAAACGCTTCCCCAAAGCAGTTTGTTTGGCGCTCACTGCCACCGCCACATCCCGCGTGCGGCAGGATATTCGTACAACGCTCAAGTTTTCCACAACGAATGAATTCGTCGCGAGTTTCAACCGTGATAATCTTTATATCGAAGTCATGCCCAAACGCGATATATATGCTCAGGCCATTGAAATGCTTGAACGCTATAAAGATCAATCTGGCATCATCTATTGTTTCTCACGCCGTGGAGTGGATGAACTCTCTGCCTATCTCAAATTGCGCGGTTATTCAGTCCGCCCGTATCACGCAGGGCTCGAAGATTCAGAACGGCGCAAAAATCA
Proteins encoded in this window:
- a CDS encoding sorbosone dehydrogenase family protein — translated: MKNRSITLTLAVSLVLVLVVILGFSIFRGTTALPPISGYGTNPKLPTPDQRLIPVINVAKATGWINGEKPIAADGTEVNAFASGLDHPRWIYVLPNGDVLVAETNAPANRPDDSKGIKGWFFNLFQKKAGAAVPSADRITLLRDADGDGVAETKSIFINGLHSPFGMVLVGDVFYVANTDAVVSFPYTEGETEITAKPTKITDLPAGTINHHWTKGLVASADGTKLYVSVGSNSNIAENGLAAEQERASIWEVDLQTGSHRIFASGLRNPVGMAWDIDSGTLWVVVNERDELGNDLVPDYLTSVQDGAFYGWPFSYYGDHVDTRVAPQNPDLVASAIVPDYALGSHTAPLGLTYSIGNNLPARFANGMFVGQHGSWNREPRNGYQVIFVPFTDGMPSGDPLEVLTGFIAKNGDNMGRPVGVAIDKFGALLVADDVGNVIWRVTTAP